One part of the Acetoanaerobium sticklandii genome encodes these proteins:
- a CDS encoding DUF3786 domain-containing protein: protein MVLSLTDDRQGRVPFEYIREKFSKANPEIMAINTFSKLIDSTIHMDFMGRPYAVEHPSGKIFDENNKEVEFYTVRTLFLRFLVNGQGIKPTGKDVTYKDIPGGLVYYPNFSKRTIERLAKSYGSDLEKFESDMQSIGAVKVLQGDKAYKFPFMNETYMTFIIWEKDEEFPPAANILFDQNIQFYFDAEDLAVVPDVAIDIIKNKGIMPDWIGLYKKKSI from the coding sequence ATGGTTTTGTCACTAACAGATGACAGACAGGGAAGGGTTCCATTTGAATATATAAGAGAAAAATTTTCAAAGGCAAACCCAGAGATTATGGCAATAAATACATTTAGTAAATTAATAGACTCAACTATTCATATGGATTTTATGGGGAGACCTTATGCAGTTGAGCATCCTTCAGGCAAAATCTTTGATGAAAATAATAAAGAAGTAGAATTTTATACTGTAAGAACTTTATTTTTAAGGTTTTTAGTCAATGGACAGGGTATAAAACCTACAGGAAAAGATGTAACCTACAAAGACATACCAGGTGGACTGGTTTACTATCCAAATTTTAGTAAGAGAACAATTGAAAGATTAGCTAAGAGTTATGGAAGTGATTTAGAAAAATTCGAAAGCGATATGCAGAGTATAGGAGCAGTTAAAGTTTTGCAAGGGGATAAGGCTTACAAATTTCCATTTATGAACGAAACCTATATGACTTTTATAATCTGGGAAAAAGATGAAGAATTTCCACCTGCTGCAAATATTTTGTTTGATCAAAACATCCAGTTTTATTTTGATGCAGAGGATCTTGCAGTAGTTCCAGATGTTGCTATTGACATTATTAAAAATAAGGGTATAATGCCAGATTGGATAGGTTTATATAAAAAGAAATCCATCTAA
- a CDS encoding calcium/sodium antiporter — MTNLSYLLLVIGFIILIKGADFFVDGASSIAKIAKMPTLLIGLTIVAFGTSAPEAAVSINAALKGSNDIAIGNVIGSNIFNLLVAVGISAMIRPIKVQKTTIIKEYPLSMYSVALLIILSLDNLFAGNDANLLTRGDGLILLLGFGVFMFYLIEMAVLSKEADDEVEEIVKLPLSKSIIFSLLGLIGIVFGGDIVVKSATNIALQLGMSQTLVGLTIVAVGTSLPELVTSVTAARKGESDIAIGNIIGSGLFNIFFVLGISATIHPIAVSSKLIFDFIILAIVTVISHVFAYSKKEVDKKEGFALTAMYIAYMVYIIIRN; from the coding sequence GTGACGAATTTGAGCTATTTATTGCTAGTAATTGGATTTATTATACTTATTAAAGGGGCAGATTTTTTCGTGGATGGAGCTTCATCTATAGCAAAGATTGCAAAAATGCCTACCTTGCTAATAGGTCTTACAATTGTTGCATTTGGAACAAGTGCTCCAGAAGCAGCCGTAAGTATTAATGCGGCATTAAAAGGGTCCAATGATATTGCGATAGGAAATGTTATAGGCTCAAATATATTTAATTTACTTGTCGCAGTAGGTATATCAGCGATGATAAGACCTATTAAGGTTCAAAAAACAACTATAATTAAAGAGTATCCTCTATCAATGTATTCAGTTGCACTACTAATCATCCTTTCTCTTGACAATTTATTTGCAGGAAATGATGCGAATTTACTTACAAGAGGTGATGGACTAATACTTCTGCTTGGATTTGGAGTATTTATGTTTTATCTAATAGAAATGGCTGTTCTATCAAAGGAAGCTGATGATGAGGTAGAAGAAATAGTTAAATTACCACTTTCAAAAAGTATAATATTTTCTTTATTAGGACTCATTGGGATAGTTTTCGGAGGAGATATAGTAGTTAAATCAGCTACAAATATAGCTCTTCAGTTAGGTATGAGTCAAACACTTGTAGGGCTTACTATAGTTGCAGTAGGAACATCGCTTCCTGAACTAGTAACCTCAGTTACAGCTGCTAGAAAAGGTGAGAGTGATATAGCTATAGGAAATATAATAGGTTCTGGACTATTTAATATATTCTTTGTACTTGGTATTTCAGCTACAATACACCCTATTGCAGTATCTAGTAAATTGATTTTTGATTTTATTATTTTGGCAATAGTTACTGTAATATCTCATGTATTTGCATATAGTAAAAAAGAAGTTGATAAGAAAGAAGGCTTTGCACTTACAGCAATGTATATTGCATATATGGTGTATATTATTATCAGAAATTAG
- a CDS encoding CCA tRNA nucleotidyltransferase, producing MIDNELIKEALEIINIIEESGYEAYIVGGSLRDSLLGMQPKDIDIASSASPTEIKRIFNSYKTIDTGIDFGTVTLIYNDKPVEITTFRSESVYLDSRRPDSVSFEKNVDEDLKRRDFTINAMAYNQSKKLVDLFSGEEDLNNKLIRCVGSPDERFSEDALRMLRAVRFACVLNFDIEKKTFEAIKHNASRIEYISKERIQAELNKILMSSKPSRGIRLLLDSKLLDYILPEISRLSGFNQHNPFHHLELLEHTLCVMDKVEPRLQLRLAALFHDAGKVDTITLDENGIGHFYGHDSVSEEIAKSVLKRLRYSNEIIELTSQLVRYHMIQANVIGKKGIQKLLRIFGENNIFELADLHFADSSCTIIEVNEDAFRLKIRQVLDENIPFSVKDLDIDGYDLMKIGAKGKQIGDILNELLELVSEDASKNNKNQLMLYAKEIYSNFE from the coding sequence ATGATAGATAATGAGCTTATTAAAGAAGCTTTAGAAATCATAAATATAATAGAGGAATCAGGCTATGAAGCCTATATAGTAGGAGGGAGTCTTAGAGACTCCCTTTTAGGTATGCAGCCAAAAGATATAGATATAGCTTCATCAGCTAGTCCTACCGAGATAAAACGAATATTCAATAGCTATAAAACTATTGATACAGGCATAGATTTTGGAACTGTCACTCTCATATATAATGATAAACCTGTCGAAATTACTACATTTCGAAGTGAATCTGTGTATTTAGATAGTAGAAGACCAGATAGTGTAAGCTTTGAAAAAAACGTAGATGAAGATTTAAAAAGAAGAGATTTTACTATAAATGCTATGGCTTACAATCAATCTAAGAAGCTTGTGGATTTATTCTCTGGAGAAGAGGATTTAAATAATAAGCTTATAAGATGTGTAGGAAGCCCAGATGAAAGATTCAGTGAAGATGCTCTTAGAATGTTAAGAGCTGTGAGATTTGCATGTGTACTAAATTTTGATATTGAGAAAAAAACCTTTGAGGCTATAAAGCATAATGCCTCAAGGATTGAATATATAAGCAAAGAGAGAATTCAAGCAGAGCTAAACAAAATACTCATGAGCAGTAAGCCTTCTAGAGGAATCAGATTGCTACTTGATTCAAAGCTATTAGATTATATACTACCAGAAATATCAAGGCTATCAGGCTTTAACCAGCATAATCCCTTTCACCACCTAGAACTTCTAGAGCATACTTTATGCGTGATGGATAAAGTCGAGCCAAGGCTTCAGCTTAGGCTTGCAGCTTTATTTCACGATGCAGGAAAAGTAGATACAATTACACTAGATGAAAATGGAATAGGTCATTTTTATGGTCATGATTCAGTCAGTGAAGAGATAGCAAAATCAGTACTTAAAAGATTAAGATACTCAAATGAGATTATAGAGCTCACATCTCAGCTTGTAAGATATCATATGATACAAGCAAATGTAATAGGAAAAAAAGGTATACAAAAGCTCCTTAGGATTTTTGGTGAAAATAATATATTTGAGCTTGCTGATTTGCATTTTGCAGATTCAAGCTGTACTATTATAGAAGTGAATGAAGATGCATTTAGATTGAAAATCAGACAAGTTTTAGATGAAAATATTCCATTTTCAGTCAAAGATTTAGACATAGATGGGTATGACTTGATGAAAATCGGAGCAAAGGGAAAGCAAATTGGAGACATATTAAATGAGCTACTAGAGCTAGTCAGTGAGGATGCCTCTAAAAATAACAAAAATCAGCTTATGCTATATGCTAAAGAGATATACTCTAATTTTGAGTAA
- a CDS encoding patatin-like phospholipase family protein, whose amino-acid sequence MKDIGLVLEGGGMRGIYTAGVLDFFMDKNFYLPYVIGVSAGACQGVSYVSRQRGRGKNAILNHIENPRYISKRNLVFKRSIMDMDFLFDEIPNKYELFDYDTFFENEQKCILVGTSCKTGEALYFDAKKDKSKQFVLDTCRASSSLPFVTPIVDVRGEPVLDGGIADSIPIKKAIADGNKKNIIVLTRGREYRKKPSNTAFISKKVYKNYPKLQETISSRYRVYNETLDYIESLEEQGEVFVIRPRRKVEIDRMERNKSKLADFYKTGYEDAHDIWTDLSDWMNKIK is encoded by the coding sequence ATGAAAGATATAGGTTTAGTATTGGAAGGCGGAGGTATGAGAGGAATATATACCGCTGGAGTATTGGACTTTTTTATGGATAAGAACTTTTATCTTCCATATGTGATAGGAGTATCTGCTGGAGCTTGCCAAGGCGTATCTTACGTATCTAGGCAAAGAGGTAGAGGGAAAAATGCAATTCTAAACCATATAGAAAATCCCAGATATATAAGTAAGAGAAATCTTGTGTTTAAGCGTTCTATTATGGATATGGATTTTTTATTTGATGAAATTCCAAATAAATATGAGCTTTTTGATTATGATACTTTTTTTGAAAATGAGCAAAAATGTATTTTGGTAGGAACTAGCTGTAAGACTGGAGAAGCTCTCTACTTTGATGCAAAGAAGGATAAAAGCAAGCAGTTTGTTTTAGATACTTGCAGAGCATCAAGCAGTCTTCCTTTTGTAACCCCAATAGTAGATGTTCGGGGAGAACCCGTGCTAGATGGTGGCATAGCAGATTCTATACCTATAAAGAAGGCTATTGCTGATGGCAATAAAAAAAATATTATTGTACTTACCAGAGGCAGGGAATATAGAAAAAAACCATCAAATACTGCTTTTATTTCAAAAAAAGTGTATAAAAATTATCCAAAGCTTCAAGAAACTATTTCAAGCAGATATAGGGTTTATAATGAAACCTTGGACTATATTGAAAGCTTAGAGGAGCAAGGCGAGGTATTTGTTATTAGACCTAGAAGAAAAGTGGAAATAGACAGGATGGAGAGAAATAAGTCGAAGCTTGCTGATTTTTACAAGACTGGATATGAGGATGCACATGATATCTGGACAGATTTAAGCGATTGGATGAATAAAATCAAGTAA
- a CDS encoding nitroreductase family protein, whose amino-acid sequence MNYSNIMEEIKSTRDYKETVVKSELLKEIISAGDTALENHGLDIVLFEDGEQTKQKLEGKAGYFGKFIGAPHYIAVLSDDGRKSKEDAAYIMEMMRFKAHKEGLGSCWITIPNTDEIKADLGIDIARSLCGFLAIGYRYAGIFKKDIQEKAFRQGAIEITYMDEWGNTPAWEDLEARGLDQVFYLTRFAPSWGNKQPWKFLILKNHVVLAVEKDSSTDTDLDTGIIKFYFEKACIDKGLSLQTAEESGEFIIPENYEIRVVYNI is encoded by the coding sequence ATGAATTATTCAAACATCATGGAAGAAATCAAATCGACAAGAGACTATAAAGAAACTGTAGTAAAGAGCGAGCTTTTAAAAGAAATAATATCTGCTGGAGATACTGCACTAGAAAATCACGGACTAGACATAGTATTATTTGAAGATGGAGAACAAACAAAGCAAAAGTTAGAAGGTAAAGCTGGATATTTCGGTAAATTCATAGGTGCACCTCACTATATTGCTGTTCTAAGCGATGATGGAAGAAAATCTAAAGAAGATGCAGCTTATATTATGGAGATGATGAGATTCAAAGCTCATAAAGAAGGTCTTGGAAGTTGCTGGATAACTATTCCTAATACAGATGAGATTAAAGCTGATTTAGGTATAGATATAGCACGTTCACTTTGCGGATTTTTAGCTATAGGCTACCGTTATGCAGGTATCTTCAAAAAAGATATTCAAGAAAAAGCATTTAGACAAGGAGCAATAGAAATAACATATATGGATGAGTGGGGCAATACTCCGGCATGGGAAGACTTAGAAGCAAGAGGATTAGATCAAGTATTTTATTTAACTAGATTTGCTCCATCATGGGGAAATAAACAGCCATGGAAGTTCTTAATTCTAAAAAATCATGTTGTTCTTGCTGTTGAGAAAGACTCAAGCACAGATACAGATTTGGATACGGGAATAATTAAATTCTACTTTGAAAAAGCTTGTATAGACAAGGGATTATCACTTCAGACTGCTGAAGAAAGTGGAGAGTTTATTATTCCAGAAAACTATGAAATTAGAGTGGTATATAATATATAA
- the pcrA gene encoding DNA helicase PcrA, with amino-acid sequence MDLTGLNKDQLSAVTRVEGPLLILAGAGSGKTRVITYRIAHMIEDLKISPYSILAITFTNKAAKEMKERVSALIGDRAKDMWISTFHSLCVRILRRDIERIGYNRSFVIYDTQDQLSLIKECIKECGLREDSFKPSSVLSAISGAKDKLLNPKAFEARYFNDFRLSKISKVYDLYQRKLKSNNALDFDDLIFKTVELLKTDEFVRDFYQRKFQYVMVDEYQDTNHAQYVLINLLSEMHKNLCVVGDDDQSIYGWRGADIANILDFEKDYKDAFVVKLEQNYRSTEVILDGANSVIKRNLGRKNKKLWTQLKEGEKIKLHKAYDEKDEANFIAREIKKRQEEEDRNLRDFALLYRTNAQSRALEEALIKQSISYKIFGSLKFYDRKEIKDIMAYLRLVQNPLDDLALKRIINVPKRGIGAKTLEKLEERALVTGESLFGLLHDLSGFDLSTKVKTTLNKFVMMINSFMDMKEILPLTEFVQKVIDNTKYVDELKAEETDEANGRIENIEEFKSVVMEFMQNSEEKTLEEFLSSVSLVSDLDSIDEEDDFVTLMTLHSAKGLEFPVVFLAGVEEGIFPISRAMLDENQLEEERRLCYVGMTRAKQILYITYANERTLYGRRNHAIASRFISEIDESLFEENAKIEKTKPQSLYDRYKDKYKIGQDDKPKFDGQDDITVGSKIKHPKFGIGMVVAKTGTVYTIAFEGQGIKQIDTTFISLSKL; translated from the coding sequence ATGGATTTGACGGGCTTAAATAAAGACCAGCTATCAGCGGTTACAAGAGTCGAAGGACCTTTGCTAATTTTAGCTGGTGCGGGCTCAGGTAAGACTAGAGTAATAACATATAGGATAGCTCATATGATAGAGGATTTAAAGATATCACCTTATTCTATACTGGCTATCACATTTACAAATAAAGCCGCAAAAGAGATGAAGGAGAGGGTGAGCGCATTAATTGGCGATAGGGCTAAGGATATGTGGATTAGCACTTTTCACTCTCTTTGCGTTAGGATATTAAGAAGAGATATAGAACGAATAGGCTATAATAGATCTTTTGTAATCTATGATACTCAGGACCAGCTAAGCTTAATTAAAGAGTGTATAAAGGAATGCGGCCTAAGAGAGGACAGCTTTAAACCAAGCAGTGTCCTCTCTGCAATTTCTGGGGCTAAAGATAAGCTACTTAACCCAAAGGCATTCGAGGCTAGATATTTTAATGATTTTAGATTATCAAAGATTTCTAAAGTTTATGACTTATATCAAAGAAAACTAAAATCAAATAATGCACTAGATTTTGATGATCTTATTTTTAAAACAGTAGAGCTTTTAAAAACTGATGAGTTTGTGAGAGATTTTTACCAAAGAAAATTTCAATATGTCATGGTCGATGAGTATCAGGATACCAATCATGCTCAGTATGTGCTTATAAACCTTTTAAGTGAGATGCACAAAAATCTATGCGTAGTAGGAGACGATGACCAATCTATTTACGGATGGAGAGGGGCAGACATAGCAAACATTCTAGATTTTGAAAAGGATTATAAGGATGCTTTTGTAGTTAAGCTAGAGCAAAATTATCGTTCTACTGAAGTGATTTTAGATGGAGCAAATAGCGTAATAAAAAGAAATCTAGGAAGAAAAAATAAAAAGCTTTGGACTCAGCTGAAGGAAGGCGAAAAAATAAAGCTTCATAAAGCCTATGATGAAAAAGATGAAGCTAATTTTATAGCTAGAGAAATTAAAAAAAGACAAGAGGAAGAAGATAGAAATCTAAGAGATTTTGCTCTTTTATATAGAACCAATGCTCAGTCAAGAGCGCTTGAAGAGGCTCTTATTAAGCAGTCAATTTCATACAAGATATTTGGCTCTCTGAAGTTCTACGATAGAAAAGAAATAAAAGACATAATGGCATATCTTAGATTGGTTCAAAACCCTCTCGATGATTTGGCCTTAAAAAGAATAATCAACGTGCCAAAACGAGGGATAGGTGCTAAAACTTTAGAAAAACTAGAAGAAAGAGCATTAGTCACTGGGGAGAGCTTGTTTGGATTACTTCATGATTTGTCTGGCTTTGATTTATCCACTAAGGTAAAAACTACCTTAAATAAGTTTGTAATGATGATTAATTCATTTATGGATATGAAAGAGATTTTGCCGCTTACTGAGTTTGTTCAAAAAGTCATAGACAACACAAAATATGTGGATGAGCTAAAGGCAGAAGAGACAGATGAAGCAAATGGAAGGATTGAAAATATAGAAGAATTCAAGTCTGTTGTAATGGAGTTCATGCAAAATTCAGAGGAGAAAACTTTGGAGGAATTTTTATCTTCAGTATCTTTAGTGTCTGATTTAGACAGTATAGATGAAGAGGATGATTTTGTAACCTTGATGACCCTTCACAGTGCAAAAGGCTTGGAATTTCCTGTAGTATTTTTAGCTGGCGTAGAGGAAGGAATTTTCCCTATATCTAGAGCTATGCTAGATGAAAATCAATTGGAAGAAGAGAGAAGACTTTGCTATGTAGGTATGACTAGGGCGAAACAAATTTTATATATTACCTATGCAAATGAGAGAACTCTATATGGAAGACGAAATCATGCTATTGCCTCTAGATTCATATCTGAAATCGATGAAAGTCTTTTTGAAGAGAATGCTAAAATAGAAAAGACGAAACCTCAGAGTTTATATGACAGGTATAAGGATAAATATAAGATAGGACAAGATGATAAACCTAAATTTGATGGACAGGATGATATTACTGTAGGTTCAAAAATTAAGCATCCTAAATTTGGCATAGGGATGGTAGTTGCAAAAACAGGTACTGTCTATACCATAGCATTTGAAGGACAGGGCATAAAGCAAATTGACACTACGTTTATCAGTCTAAGCAAGCTATAA
- a CDS encoding M18 family aminopeptidase — MEKKAVALDMMKFLDASKTPYHAVKISVEKLKEAGFKRLNLNKKFEVKEGKGYYIEYGTALIAFRVHTKTDGYQIIGSHTDSPAMMIKPKAVIKDNGYVKLNTEIYGGPILNTWMDRPLSLGGRVLLRSGKSMEPTEVLIDFEKPVAIIPNLAIHLNRDVNKGIELNKQKDMLPLVSLSGDFIGEDHLIHKIAEYLSIEKQGILDYELYVYDPQPSSFVGFNDEFISAPRIDNLSMLHASLKALIEAEKGTGIKMVVSFDNEEVGSMSRLGADSTILADALERIDLALGLNKEEHMINIDKSFMISADMAHAVHPNSPEKHDPTNRPKLNAGPVIKLSANKRYTTDGYSSAVFKNLCEEASAPYQTFVNPSDQVGGSTIGPISSSHLSIKSIDIGNPMLSMHSIRELCGSDDQYYLTKIFYKFFTV; from the coding sequence ATGGAAAAAAAAGCAGTAGCACTCGATATGATGAAATTTTTGGATGCATCAAAAACGCCTTATCATGCCGTTAAAATATCTGTAGAAAAATTAAAGGAAGCAGGCTTTAAAAGATTAAACCTAAACAAAAAATTCGAAGTCAAAGAAGGCAAAGGCTACTATATAGAGTATGGAACTGCACTAATTGCTTTTAGAGTTCATACAAAAACTGATGGCTATCAGATAATAGGAAGCCACACTGACTCGCCAGCTATGATGATTAAGCCAAAAGCAGTAATCAAGGACAACGGTTATGTAAAGCTAAACACTGAGATTTACGGTGGACCTATTTTAAATACATGGATGGATAGACCTCTATCTTTAGGAGGAAGAGTGCTTCTTCGCTCTGGAAAATCTATGGAGCCTACAGAGGTACTTATAGATTTTGAAAAGCCTGTGGCAATTATCCCAAATCTAGCTATCCACTTAAATAGAGATGTGAATAAAGGAATTGAGCTTAATAAACAAAAAGATATGCTTCCTCTAGTTTCTCTTAGTGGAGACTTTATAGGTGAGGATCATTTGATTCATAAAATCGCTGAGTACTTGTCTATTGAAAAGCAAGGAATCCTTGATTATGAGCTATATGTTTATGACCCTCAGCCAAGCTCTTTTGTTGGATTTAATGATGAATTCATATCAGCCCCTAGAATAGATAACCTTTCTATGCTTCACGCTTCATTAAAAGCTCTAATAGAAGCTGAAAAAGGAACAGGAATTAAGATGGTAGTGAGCTTTGATAATGAAGAAGTAGGAAGTATGAGCAGATTAGGAGCAGATTCGACTATACTTGCTGATGCTTTAGAGAGAATTGATTTAGCTCTTGGACTAAATAAGGAAGAGCATATGATAAACATAGATAAATCATTTATGATATCAGCAGATATGGCTCATGCGGTTCACCCGAATTCTCCAGAAAAGCACGATCCTACCAATAGACCAAAGCTTAATGCTGGACCAGTTATAAAGCTCAGTGCAAACAAAAGATATACAACAGATGGTTATTCTTCTGCTGTATTTAAAAATCTTTGTGAGGAAGCATCAGCGCCATACCAGACCTTTGTAAATCCGTCTGACCAAGTAGGAGGCTCAACTATAGGACCTATATCTTCTTCACATCTTTCAATTAAATCTATAGATATAGGAAACCCAATGCTTTCTATGCACTCTATAAGAGAATTGTGCGGTTCAGATGATCAATATTACCTAACAAAGATATTCTATAAGTTCTTTACGGTGTAG
- a CDS encoding metallophosphoesterase yields the protein MNYEHIWDVIYRLSGRVRVSKSLINRNEEILLHISDTPYSIFSALDSLIMTLKPEYIVHTGDLVDNIKLELYPKSLPRYKLYLKNLMKIMQKPFVKGIYISLGNHDDIEAISEYKKIDNRITLGIEPNSIKLGGKTIQYAHYLEALKDTPNSYGLYGHDLSVKDEISENSIYLNGIKTINIIMLKSGTIYKLQYPIGTDDARLKKGRIGF from the coding sequence ATGAATTATGAACATATATGGGATGTGATATATAGACTTTCTGGCAGAGTAAGAGTTTCTAAATCACTAATCAATAGAAATGAAGAAATATTGCTTCATATATCAGATACACCATATAGCATATTTTCAGCTCTAGATAGTTTGATTATGACATTAAAACCTGAGTATATAGTGCATACAGGAGATTTAGTGGACAATATAAAACTAGAGCTTTATCCTAAATCTTTACCTAGATATAAATTATATCTAAAGAACCTAATGAAAATAATGCAAAAACCATTTGTCAAGGGAATATATATTTCCCTTGGCAATCATGATGATATAGAGGCTATTTCTGAGTATAAGAAAATTGATAATAGAATAACTTTAGGAATAGAGCCTAATAGCATTAAATTAGGCGGTAAAACAATTCAATATGCTCATTACCTTGAAGCTCTGAAAGACACGCCAAATTCATATGGACTTTATGGGCATGACCTCTCAGTAAAAGATGAAATTTCTGAAAATTCTATTTATTTAAACGGTATAAAAACTATTAATATAATCATGCTAAAGTCAGGAACTATATATAAACTCCAGTATCCTATAGGCACTGATGATGCAAGACTAAAAAAAGGTAGAATTGGATTTTAG